A genomic stretch from Candidatus Nitrososphaera gargensis Ga9.2 includes:
- a CDS encoding RNA-guided endonuclease InsQ/TnpB family protein: MVTTTTTRKRTYKFRLYPTKQQEILLDNTIETCRHLYNDSLGERSTDWDVGFYEQKQILTLRKQDSKYLKQVHSQVLQDVLLRLDKAYQAFFKKLARYPKFKRKGKYNSFTYPQYNNGWKIIRDNNKLVLSCIGAIKIKMHRSPVGTLKSCTIVRDVDQWYACITAAVVDVVDDDCDGIGIVTSTSKYDLSKPVGVDVGLINWLTLSDGNKIQNPLNFEAQARKIRQLQRNLARKQKGSKNREKARIALAKAWRQVRRCRDDFVHKTSRTIADQGYTFVVFEKLNIKNMVKNHRLAQAIMDAAWVKLR; the protein is encoded by the coding sequence ATGGTAACAACAACGACAACAAGAAAAAGAACATACAAGTTTCGTCTTTATCCGACAAAGCAGCAAGAGATACTGCTTGATAACACAATCGAAACATGCAGGCATCTCTACAATGATTCACTTGGCGAAAGAAGTACCGATTGGGATGTGGGGTTCTATGAACAGAAACAGATACTGACACTGAGAAAGCAAGACAGCAAATATCTGAAGCAGGTACACAGCCAGGTGCTGCAAGACGTATTACTCAGGCTAGACAAGGCATATCAGGCATTTTTCAAGAAACTAGCCAGGTATCCCAAATTCAAGAGGAAAGGCAAGTATAATTCGTTTACATATCCTCAATACAACAATGGCTGGAAAATCATCAGGGACAACAATAAGCTTGTGTTATCATGTATTGGAGCCATTAAAATCAAGATGCACAGGAGTCCTGTTGGTACATTGAAAAGCTGTACCATAGTAAGAGATGTCGATCAATGGTATGCTTGCATAACTGCTGCTGTTGTTGATGTTGTTGATGATGATTGTGATGGTATTGGAATTGTCACCAGTACTTCCAAATATGACCTGAGCAAGCCTGTAGGAGTAGATGTAGGTCTGATTAACTGGTTGACACTAAGTGATGGTAATAAGATTCAAAATCCTCTGAATTTTGAGGCTCAAGCAAGGAAGATAAGACAGCTACAGAGGAATCTTGCAAGAAAGCAGAAAGGCTCAAAGAACAGGGAAAAAGCAAGGATTGCTTTGGCAAAAGCATGGAGACAGGTGAGAAGATGTCGTGATGATTTTGTACACAAGACATCAAGGACGATTGCAGACCAAGGCTATACTTTTGTGGTATTTGAAAAGCTGAATATCAAAAACATGGTCAAGAACCACCGTCTGGCACAAGCAATAATGGATGCCGCCTGGGTAAAGCTGCGCTAA
- a CDS encoding transposase, with amino-acid sequence MYYATGNGVNIPVERMFDLYRQRFGIESSYRTMKKSRGRTSSKSAVLRLLHILVSFVIQNEWVYIKWQYLSKTTRGRYGKKYDTRFTYFRMRQFLRLALEMVYSAVNSVQMKNGRSVTILGG; translated from the coding sequence ATGTACTACGCCACTGGCAACGGCGTCAATATCCCAGTTGAGAGGATGTTCGACCTGTACCGCCAGCGCTTTGGAATAGAATCGTCGTACAGGACCATGAAAAAGAGCAGGGGTCGTACCTCTTCTAAAAGTGCAGTGCTGCGCTTGCTCCACATACTGGTGTCGTTTGTGATACAGAACGAGTGGGTGTACATAAAGTGGCAGTACCTGAGCAAGACGACGCGTGGAAGGTACGGGAAGAAATACGACACCCGGTTTACGTACTTTCGCATGCGGCAATTCCTGCGGCTGGCTCTGGAGATGGTGTACAGCGCAGTGAACTCTGTCCAGATGAAAAATGGCAGGTCAGTGACCATACTTGGTGGCTAA
- a CDS encoding PIN domain-containing protein has product MASYYYDSYTIIEFLDKNQKYKEYFTEHRGILTALNLMEVSYSLQKHFGFRSTAEHLEPFLPYVVTFDLSDIDAAMKLRLALEKNKKLNISYVDALGYHLAKKHNVLFLTGDRHFKGLDNVEFVK; this is encoded by the coding sequence ATGGCATCTTACTATTATGACTCCTATACGATTATTGAATTCCTTGACAAAAACCAAAAGTACAAAGAATACTTTACAGAGCATCGAGGCATTCTAACAGCACTCAACCTGATGGAAGTGAGCTACAGCCTTCAAAAGCACTTTGGTTTCAGATCTACTGCAGAGCATCTCGAACCATTCCTGCCATATGTGGTAACTTTTGATCTATCCGATATCGACGCTGCGATGAAGTTGAGGCTCGCGCTAGAAAAGAATAAGAAATTGAATATTTCCTATGTTGACGCTCTTGGTTACCATCTTGCAAAAAAGCATAATGTCTTGTTTCTGACCGGCGACAGGCATTTCAAGGGTTTGGATAACGTGGAATTTGTCAAGTAG
- a CDS encoding zinc ribbon domain-containing protein gives MITVDPRGTSQKCSRCGVEKAKEEERFDLSVRIFVCHSCGLVIDRDLNAAKNIEKRGLEQTLAETEPLLVRHQRQRISKFQSRKQEAREFIRG, from the coding sequence GTGATAACCGTTGACCCACGTGGTACATCGCAGAAATGCTCCAGGTGCGGGGTGGAAAAAGCAAAGGAAGAAGAAAGGTTTGACCTATCGGTACGTATCTTTGTATGTCATAGCTGCGGACTGGTCATTGACCGTGATCTGAACGCAGCGAAAAACATCGAAAAACGGGGTCTGGAACAGACCCTTGCAGAGACAGAACCTCTACTTGTCCGACATCAACGACAACGGATAAGCAAGTTTCAGTCGAGGAAGCAAGAAGCCCGTGAATTTATTCGTGGGTAG
- a CDS encoding metal-dependent hydrolase gives MYLVGHAIVGFLIAYTISKKFKVGGISFALVMLIACLPDIDIIFQSLGIMSHKTYTHSLILSATIVPSIIFAIARWKKVSAVTAFVYSLAYVQHIIMGDIAVGSINILYPFGEMVVGSGIGYGTLAHQTIESLLLAAAAAVVLNRTFKKEQPDTVVLLRYNNIDKVSYLLLIGSLTVSFAYLLYGVKILPRLFIETDLELAVFIILHLSTMAWMSFTMLVARQSAILGSLKSTRSY, from the coding sequence ATGTACCTAGTCGGGCATGCTATAGTCGGATTTCTAATTGCATATACCATCTCGAAAAAGTTCAAGGTGGGCGGGATATCATTTGCCCTAGTGATGCTTATTGCATGCCTGCCTGATATCGATATCATATTCCAGTCATTAGGGATTATGTCTCACAAGACATACACCCATAGTTTGATCTTATCAGCAACAATAGTTCCGTCGATAATATTTGCAATTGCAAGGTGGAAAAAGGTGTCAGCCGTCACAGCGTTCGTCTACTCTTTAGCGTATGTTCAGCATATAATAATGGGCGACATTGCGGTTGGCTCTATCAACATTCTGTACCCATTTGGAGAAATGGTAGTAGGTAGCGGGATAGGCTATGGAACGCTTGCTCATCAAACGATAGAGTCCTTGCTGCTAGCAGCCGCCGCAGCGGTCGTCTTAAACAGGACGTTTAAAAAGGAACAGCCGGACACGGTTGTTTTGTTACGGTACAACAATATTGACAAGGTGAGCTATCTGTTGCTGATAGGATCGCTTACAGTATCGTTTGCATACTTGTTGTATGGTGTAAAGATTCTACCACGTCTATTTATAGAAACGGACTTGGAATTGGCAGTTTTCATTATTTTACATCTATCAACAATGGCATGGATGTCGTTTACGATGCTGGTTGCCCGACAAAGTGCAATCCTTGGATCGCTAAAATCAACTCGCTCTTATTGA
- a CDS encoding IS110 family transposase: MTIISDLFTEKGKEYLRSLKISAVDDCLDDTIEFLDRKILQLDREIKKMATTDDRYARHLMMTIPGISYYAALLISAEIADINRFSDYEHLCSYAKLIPGTYQSGDKQYQRPDMKGNDMLNWIMIQCTHVHVQYCHSIRHL; encoded by the coding sequence TTGACTATCATTTCTGACCTGTTTACAGAAAAGGGAAAGGAATACCTGCGTTCACTGAAGATATCCGCCGTGGATGATTGCCTCGATGATACCATCGAATTTCTGGACAGAAAGATACTCCAACTCGATAGGGAAATCAAAAAGATGGCCACCACAGACGACAGGTACGCAAGACACCTGATGATGACAATACCGGGGATATCTTACTATGCCGCGCTGCTGATATCTGCTGAAATAGCAGACATAAACAGGTTCTCTGACTATGAACACCTGTGCTCATATGCCAAGCTGATACCTGGGACCTACCAGTCCGGTGACAAGCAGTACCAGAGACCTGACATGAAAGGAAATGACATGTTAAACTGGATAATGATACAGTGCACTCATGTGCATGTACAGTACTGTCATTCGATTCGTCATCTATAA
- a CDS encoding transposase — protein sequence MGIQAEGTKEGTHQHCVRRRERVLQKRAREILDHLPDGFTAVSEDESFFTFDVRIKRVWIYKNTRPVVRVTGSHQRSCLFGAISLDGRRQLFRQYDWFDEDTFLDYLKQIHRKFPRCYLFLDKARQHHKSEKVKRYFHDHKDTLIPVWMPTASPEFMVLETCWQLSKDALLVMTYYPSFGDLKRRIQHYFRTKRFHLDMRKYLTEGVSA from the coding sequence GTGGGGATTCAAGCAGAAGGTACCAAGGAAGGTACACATCAACACTGCGTCAGACGAAGAGAAAGAGTCCTTCAAAAAAGGGCGAGGGAAATCCTAGACCACCTGCCGGACGGGTTCACGGCAGTATCTGAAGACGAGTCGTTCTTCACTTTTGACGTGCGCATAAAGAGGGTATGGATTTACAAAAACACAAGGCCCGTTGTCAGGGTGACAGGCTCACACCAGCGCTCATGCCTGTTTGGAGCCATCAGCCTGGACGGAAGAAGACAGCTGTTCAGGCAGTATGACTGGTTTGACGAAGACACTTTTCTGGACTACCTCAAGCAGATACACAGGAAGTTTCCAAGATGCTACCTGTTCTTGGACAAGGCGCGTCAGCATCACAAATCAGAGAAGGTGAAGAGATATTTCCATGATCACAAGGACACCCTGATACCGGTCTGGATGCCAACTGCGTCACCGGAGTTCATGGTACTGGAAACATGCTGGCAGTTGTCAAAGGACGCCCTGCTTGTCATGACGTACTATCCATCATTTGGTGATTTGAAGAGGAGGATACAACATTACTTTCGGACAAAGCGCTTTCATCTTGATATGAGGAAATATCTGACTGAAGGAGTGTCAGCTTAA
- a CDS encoding DUF6036 family nucleotidyltransferase: protein MPLDKSGLLGLLEAVDDELTKKITLVAAGGTAMTLLDLKPSTIDIDFTGPHEDIAEFNRVQKSIPHGFEVQTWTNGMVFSQQLPDDYLKNSIPIKTKLKKTDLRALHPVDIVATKIGRLNERDIQDIESCIKKFKLKKSQISKRAKMVQYAGNEMVYENNLQYVLKGFFTGKLKKHRR, encoded by the coding sequence ATGCCACTTGACAAGTCTGGCCTGCTAGGGTTACTGGAAGCTGTTGATGATGAACTGACAAAGAAAATAACACTTGTTGCGGCGGGAGGCACTGCCATGACTCTATTAGACCTGAAGCCTTCAACCATTGATATCGACTTTACCGGGCCTCACGAAGATATAGCAGAATTCAACAGGGTACAGAAAAGCATTCCACATGGCTTTGAGGTTCAGACTTGGACTAATGGAATGGTCTTTAGTCAACAGCTGCCTGATGATTATCTGAAAAACAGCATTCCGATCAAGACAAAGTTAAAGAAGACTGATTTGAGGGCACTGCACCCTGTAGATATAGTTGCTACAAAGATTGGAAGACTGAATGAAAGGGATATACAAGACATAGAATCATGCATCAAGAAATTCAAGCTCAAGAAAAGTCAGATATCAAAGCGGGCAAAAATGGTTCAGTATGCTGGTAATGAAATGGTATATGAGAACAACCTTCAGTACGTCTTGAAGGGCTTCTTTACTGGCAAGTTAAAGAAACATCGTCGATAA
- a CDS encoding AbrB/MazE/SpoVT family DNA-binding domain-containing protein: MDVGNVTEKGQVTIPKHLRKKYKIDDKVLFVDAGEGVLVRRVPKLSELKGILKDSKIDFDRIRQEERRIEAAREQRLMSIVERSRKHRQQEKK, encoded by the coding sequence TTGGACGTAGGAAATGTAACAGAAAAGGGGCAGGTCACAATCCCAAAACACCTGCGGAAAAAATACAAGATCGACGACAAAGTATTATTTGTTGACGCCGGCGAAGGAGTACTTGTAAGGCGTGTGCCAAAACTCTCTGAGCTGAAGGGGATCCTGAAGGATTCCAAAATAGATTTTGACAGAATACGCCAGGAAGAACGCAGGATTGAAGCAGCACGAGAGCAAAGACTGATGTCGATAGTCGAGCGATCCAGAAAGCACCGACAACAGGAAAAGAAGTAG
- a CDS encoding helix-turn-helix domain-containing protein, which translates to MSELERLYKAESDPEVKERLLLVLKVEEDGMVPSRVAEELLHRSRTWASEWMARYRQEGVDGLKTRPKSGRPPDIPPEVALRIQKKLKESKQGWTTRQAYELIVKESGVKYHHKHIYKVLHRWGFKQKVPRKVHINTASDEEKESFKKGRGKS; encoded by the coding sequence ATGTCAGAACTGGAACGCCTTTACAAGGCGGAATCCGACCCGGAGGTAAAGGAAAGGCTACTGCTGGTACTGAAGGTAGAAGAAGATGGCATGGTTCCATCACGGGTCGCAGAGGAGCTCCTCCACAGAAGCAGGACTTGGGCGTCTGAATGGATGGCAAGGTACAGACAGGAAGGAGTAGATGGTCTGAAAACCCGGCCAAAAAGCGGCAGGCCACCTGACATCCCTCCAGAGGTGGCACTCAGGATACAGAAGAAGCTGAAGGAGAGCAAGCAGGGCTGGACCACAAGGCAGGCGTACGAGTTGATAGTAAAGGAGAGCGGCGTCAAGTACCATCACAAGCACATCTACAAGGTACTTCACAGGTGGGGATTCAAGCAGAAGGTACCAAGGAAGGTACACATCAACACTGCGTCAGACGAAGAGAAAGAGTCCTTCAAAAAAGGGCGAGGGAAATCCTAG
- a CDS encoding SDR family NAD(P)-dependent oxidoreductase → MQSILVTGGAGFIGHHLVRRLLQQDYRVVIIDNLSSAKTENIPRHQNAVFYKEDVRNMETISDIVKRERIDACIHLAAITSVTESLVFSNEVTDVNVNGTASVLEACTNAGVGSFVFASSAAVYGEAKILPVPEDKELRPISPYGESKVAGEKLVESYQKSGKIPHAISLRFFNVYGEGQNPRYAGVITKFTERLSKGLPPVIYGDGMQTRDFISINDVVDAIMLAIGSGTFGVFNIGTGKAITINELAKEMMRMFGLDLRPEHQKANHGEILHSCADIKRSSTALGFVARRTLEVELRNIIETNLYQQIYKI, encoded by the coding sequence ATGCAGTCTATACTGGTGACGGGCGGGGCAGGATTCATAGGCCATCATCTAGTACGCAGGCTGCTGCAGCAGGATTATAGAGTTGTCATTATCGATAACCTGTCATCGGCCAAGACTGAAAACATTCCAAGACACCAGAATGCTGTTTTTTACAAAGAGGATGTTCGGAACATGGAAACGATATCTGATATTGTCAAGAGGGAAAGGATAGACGCATGCATACATTTGGCTGCTATTACTAGCGTTACTGAATCGCTTGTTTTCTCAAATGAAGTCACGGATGTAAACGTTAATGGTACTGCAAGCGTTCTTGAGGCATGTACGAATGCCGGTGTGGGTAGCTTTGTTTTTGCGTCTTCCGCAGCAGTTTATGGAGAAGCCAAGATATTGCCGGTGCCTGAAGACAAGGAATTGCGGCCCATTTCGCCTTATGGTGAAAGCAAGGTGGCTGGGGAAAAGCTTGTTGAATCCTATCAAAAATCCGGCAAGATTCCACATGCAATTTCACTTAGATTCTTTAACGTCTACGGCGAAGGCCAGAATCCTCGATATGCTGGTGTGATAACAAAGTTTACAGAAAGGTTGTCAAAAGGTTTGCCTCCAGTAATCTATGGTGATGGCATGCAGACAAGGGACTTCATCTCTATAAATGATGTTGTCGACGCAATAATGCTAGCCATAGGATCTGGCACTTTTGGAGTGTTTAATATTGGTACAGGCAAGGCTATCACAATAAATGAACTAGCTAAAGAAATGATGAGGATGTTTGGATTGGATCTAAGACCTGAGCATCAAAAGGCAAATCATGGGGAAATCCTTCATAGCTGTGCAGACATCAAGCGGTCGTCGACTGCTTTGGGGTTTGTTGCCCGACGGACATTAGAAGTGGAGTTGAGGAATATCATTGAGACAAACTTGTATCAACAAATTTACAAAATATAG
- a CDS encoding PIN domain-containing protein produces MPKKIVFDSQPLLSFFLQEEGAAKVENLINQIERGSCEGYINIVNLIELRYILARAGKDLAEESLISSGMKIIPLVVGEDIWQIAAELKASHPISLADACAAATARVLDCQLVVSADPEFKALESKNLIKIIRV; encoded by the coding sequence ATGCCAAAGAAGATCGTGTTTGATAGCCAGCCTCTGCTCTCTTTTTTCCTGCAAGAAGAGGGCGCAGCCAAGGTAGAGAACCTAATCAATCAGATCGAAAGGGGAAGCTGTGAGGGCTATATCAATATCGTAAATCTGATCGAGCTGCGCTACATACTTGCCAGAGCAGGAAAGGATCTGGCAGAGGAGAGCCTAATCAGCTCTGGTATGAAGATCATCCCACTTGTCGTTGGAGAGGATATATGGCAAATAGCGGCCGAGCTAAAGGCCAGTCATCCAATTTCGCTGGCTGACGCATGCGCAGCTGCTACAGCGAGGGTACTAGACTGCCAGCTCGTGGTTAGCGCTGATCCCGAGTTCAAAGCATTAGAAAGCAAGAACCTGATCAAGATAATCAGGGTATGA
- a CDS encoding helix-turn-helix domain-containing protein: MSSEIEETRFNIIHEHERTRESITEICSKHGISRNTYYKWKNRYLVQDINGLKDRSRRPHTIRNEKVTPEIEQVILSLRLENRFGTARIKFRLKKRLGVSLSSRTVYRVLKRHGA; this comes from the coding sequence GTGTCATCAGAGATAGAAGAGACAAGATTCAATATTATTCATGAACACGAACGCACTAGAGAAAGCATAACCGAGATCTGCAGCAAACACGGCATATCGAGAAATACCTACTACAAGTGGAAGAACAGGTACCTTGTACAGGACATCAATGGACTGAAGGACAGGTCTCGCAGACCGCACACCATAAGGAACGAAAAGGTAACACCTGAGATAGAACAGGTCATCCTCAGCCTGCGTCTTGAAAACAGGTTTGGTACTGCCAGAATCAAGTTCAGACTAAAGAAGAGGCTTGGAGTATCATTGAGCAGCAGGACAGTGTACAGGGTACTGAAAAGGCATGGGGCCTGA
- a CDS encoding AbrB/MazE/SpoVT family DNA-binding domain-containing protein: MAAKVRVKAKRWGSSLGFIIPNEVVKEQKIREGDELEIELQKVSNIEKLFGLAHGKRPAGLTTQKIKDELRAGWHD, from the coding sequence ATGGCCGCCAAAGTAAGGGTGAAGGCAAAGCGGTGGGGAAGCTCACTTGGATTCATAATCCCGAACGAGGTGGTAAAGGAACAGAAGATAAGAGAAGGCGATGAACTAGAAATAGAGCTTCAGAAGGTAAGCAACATTGAAAAGTTGTTTGGTCTAGCCCATGGCAAAAGGCCTGCCGGCTTGACTACTCAAAAGATAAAGGATGAGCTTAGAGCCGGCTGGCATGATTAA
- a CDS encoding polysaccharide deacetylase family protein, with translation MGNAEPRGAIYEKVKEGYDSGLFEVGIHGYSGGTTYDTLDYETQLQRFKFANGKLTRLLGSPSQLFVPPLGKLNADTIRAMADSNPPIKASFQPETKARTRHRTRVQAELMYDTGRGIVEISDVNGIRIYTIFATTFLTRGSWL, from the coding sequence TTGGGCAATGCCGAGCCACGTGGCGCGATATATGAAAAGGTGAAAGAGGGCTATGACTCTGGACTGTTTGAAGTAGGGATCCACGGGTACAGCGGCGGGACGACGTATGATACGCTGGACTATGAAACCCAGCTCCAGCGCTTCAAGTTTGCAAACGGAAAGCTGACGCGGTTGCTTGGCTCTCCCTCCCAGCTCTTTGTGCCGCCCCTTGGCAAGCTCAATGCTGACACGATCCGGGCAATGGCAGACTCTAATCCGCCGATAAAAGCATCTTTTCAGCCAGAAACCAAAGCGAGGACACGACACCGAACCCGTGTACAAGCTGAACTCATGTACGACACGGGCAGAGGCATCGTCGAGATATCTGACGTGAATGGAATCAGGATATATACCATCTTCGCCACGACATTTCTTACCAGGGGTTCATGGCTTTGA
- a CDS encoding NAD-dependent epimerase/dehydratase family protein, translating to MLPEPSKWADISVLVTGGASFIGSHLVDKLVQLGAKVTVIDNLSSGKLENLAHSISKIKFIKADLEYITKQEIIDMFKGHERVFHLAAVHGGRGFIATHPADVSSNLSIDHHVFEACTDAGVEKVVFASTACVYPTKLQKKIGSDYKLKEVDSNPFDLDGFMSADIEYGWGKLMSEIQMISFKKQYGLKGCPVRFVTAYGPRENETHAIIALIYKAVEKMDPYEIWGDGQQERDFTYVEDIVEGTILASERISDCTPINLGTGRRYKIIEVVEMICKILNWRPSRFKFDTSKPVGALSRALDNSRAYEMIEWKPRFTLEEGLQKTIDWYVKTHKKEGNVSSKLLLEHKT from the coding sequence TTGCTTCCTGAACCGTCAAAATGGGCAGACATATCAGTTCTTGTAACTGGAGGTGCTAGCTTTATTGGCAGCCACCTTGTCGATAAGTTAGTTCAGCTTGGTGCGAAAGTAACAGTAATTGATAATCTTTCAAGTGGCAAGTTGGAAAATCTTGCTCACTCAATATCAAAAATCAAGTTTATCAAAGCTGACCTAGAATATATTACCAAACAAGAAATTATAGATATGTTCAAGGGGCATGAGAGAGTTTTTCATCTCGCCGCCGTACATGGGGGCAGGGGCTTTATTGCGACTCATCCTGCAGATGTAAGCTCTAACCTGTCCATTGATCACCATGTATTCGAGGCATGCACAGATGCAGGTGTTGAGAAAGTAGTATTTGCGAGCACTGCGTGTGTTTATCCAACGAAACTGCAGAAAAAGATAGGCTCTGACTACAAGCTCAAGGAAGTTGATTCCAATCCATTTGATCTTGATGGATTCATGAGCGCCGACATAGAGTATGGCTGGGGAAAATTAATGAGTGAAATACAAATGATATCCTTCAAAAAACAATATGGCTTGAAGGGATGTCCTGTCAGATTCGTAACTGCTTATGGTCCTAGAGAAAACGAAACACATGCAATTATTGCTCTTATCTATAAGGCAGTTGAAAAAATGGATCCATACGAAATATGGGGCGACGGACAACAGGAAAGAGACTTTACATATGTAGAGGACATTGTAGAAGGCACTATACTTGCTTCTGAAAGAATATCCGATTGTACACCGATAAATCTTGGCACAGGTAGAAGGTACAAGATAATTGAAGTTGTCGAAATGATATGCAAGATACTCAATTGGCGACCATCTAGGTTCAAATTTGATACATCAAAGCCTGTCGGCGCGCTCTCAAGAGCGTTGGACAATTCGCGAGCATATGAAATGATAGAGTGGAAGCCGAGATTTACGCTCGAAGAAGGATTACAAAAGACTATTGATTGGTACGTAAAGACGCATAAAAAAGAAGGTAACGTAAGCAGCAAGTTGCTACTTGAGCACAAGACCTAA